From one Allorhizobium ampelinum S4 genomic stretch:
- a CDS encoding ABC transporter substrate-binding protein, which produces MMTKFSRRTVLAGMGLTMPLICMGAVGARAATNLRFLWWGSKERNDRTFKVIEAYKAKNSGTAIDGESFGWDNYWTRLATQTAGGNAPDLIQMDYRYIFEYARRGTLLDLTPYMGKTLKIDDFGAANIDAGKVGGKLYGVNLGVNSVTALVNKAAWQETGVDALHEGMTWEEFGEACAKVSAAKKRRGFYGTQDGSVGESNLECWLRQRGKALYTADGTIGFDQGDITEWFKFWAWMRKIKACVPADIQALDQLNVENNMVTLNKAAVGFVNSNQFIAFQAVNKDPLTLMSYPETKGGKPGHYLKPSMLISVSAASANKDAAVNFVNFLVEDKDAALALGIERGIPASTTMREALEPTLNDQSKEILDYIARLTPHVGPLPPPPPNGAGENQMLIKKIGEEVGFGRLSPEDGAAKFVDQAAANLKRG; this is translated from the coding sequence ATGATGACAAAATTCAGCAGACGAACCGTGCTTGCTGGCATGGGTCTGACGATGCCGTTGATCTGCATGGGTGCAGTTGGCGCAAGAGCGGCCACCAACCTGCGGTTTTTGTGGTGGGGCTCCAAGGAGCGCAACGACCGAACCTTCAAGGTCATCGAAGCCTATAAGGCCAAGAACAGCGGCACAGCCATTGATGGCGAGTCTTTTGGCTGGGACAATTACTGGACACGTCTGGCCACCCAGACGGCGGGCGGCAATGCACCCGACCTGATCCAGATGGATTACCGTTATATTTTTGAATATGCGCGGCGCGGTACGCTGCTTGATCTGACGCCCTATATGGGAAAAACGCTGAAAATCGACGATTTCGGCGCCGCTAATATCGATGCCGGCAAGGTTGGCGGCAAGCTCTACGGCGTCAATCTCGGCGTCAATTCCGTCACGGCACTCGTCAACAAGGCGGCGTGGCAGGAAACCGGCGTTGACGCGCTGCACGAGGGCATGACTTGGGAGGAATTCGGCGAGGCCTGCGCTAAGGTCTCTGCCGCCAAGAAGCGCCGTGGTTTTTATGGTACGCAGGACGGCAGCGTCGGCGAAAGCAATCTGGAATGCTGGCTGCGTCAGCGCGGCAAGGCGCTGTATACGGCGGATGGCACCATTGGTTTCGACCAGGGCGATATAACCGAATGGTTCAAATTCTGGGCCTGGATGCGTAAGATCAAGGCCTGCGTGCCAGCCGATATCCAGGCGCTCGACCAGCTCAATGTCGAAAACAATATGGTGACATTGAACAAGGCGGCCGTTGGCTTCGTCAATTCAAATCAGTTCATCGCCTTCCAGGCTGTCAACAAGGACCCGTTGACGCTGATGAGCTATCCCGAAACCAAGGGTGGCAAGCCTGGGCATTATCTGAAGCCCTCTATGCTGATTTCGGTCTCCGCCGCATCCGCCAACAAGGATGCTGCTGTCAATTTCGTCAATTTCCTGGTCGAAGACAAGGATGCGGCGCTGGCGCTCGGGATCGAGCGTGGTATTCCGGCATCGACGACCATGCGCGAGGCCCTGGAGCCGACGCTGAACGATCAGTCCAAGGAAATTCTTGACTATATCGCCCGGCTGACGCCGCATGTCGGTCCGCTTCCGCCGCCGCCGCCAAATGGCGCGGGTGAAAACCAGATGTTGATCAAGAAGATCGGCGAAGAAGTCGGCTTTGGGCGACTTTCGCCGGAAGACGGCGCGGCGAAATTCGTCGATCAGGCGGCTGCCAATCTGAAACGGGGTTGA